The Campylobacter curvus genome includes the window TTAAGATAGGTTGCAACTCGTTTGAGCCTGCATTTTCCACATATAGGCTTTGGCTCGGGAAGGCAAAGCTTAGTCCGTTGCTCTCTACGATATCCATTATCTTAAATATTATATCTTGCTTAACTAGGACGTATTCATCGCCCACTATCGTCTTTGTAAAGCAGTTTATGTTGATGTCTATCGAGCTGTCGTTTAGTTTGTCTAGCCACACCCAAAGCCTGCTTTTATAGCCCGCGAGATCATCGATACTAACGATATTTTGCTTAAACCTACTCCTGCTATCCTTAGCTCTGAACGCCCCGCCGTTGTCAGACTTTGAAATTTTAGGGTGTTCAAGTAGCATCTGCCTTATCTCGTCTATACATTTTAATATCACAGGCGGCTTGGAGTCGTAGGTGAGGCCGATCGTCATTTTTATGTTTCGTCCGACCTTGCGGCGCGACCAGTTTTTTATCGGATCGCTAGTGAGCTTGGAATTTGGCACGAAAATGAGTGCGTTATCGAGGCTCCTGACCGTCGTTTTCCTAAGGCCTATCTCCACGACCGTGCCCTCTATATCGCCGCAAACTATCCAGTCTCCCTGCGAGAAAGCGTTGTCAAAGAGCAGCATCACGGAGGCGAAGAAATTTGCGATTATGTCTTTTGCCGCAAACGCTACGGCCAAACCGCCGATACCAAGAGATGCGATGAGCGCGGAAATATCAAAGCCTAGCCTGCTTAGCACCATCAAAAGAGCTAAGATGATTATGATGAAATAAACGATCTTTAAGACTAAATTTACAACCTCTTTGCGTCCGCTTTTTTGCGCGATCTTGCCCAGCAAAAGCGTGCCGTATCCATCAAGTATAGCTAAAATCAACCAAGTAAAGCCCGCGATATCGATGATAGAAAATACATTTGCGGTATTTATAGGCATCGGAGCCGGGTAAAATCCTATGCCTATACAGATATTTAGGGCGTAGATGATGAGCAAGCAGGTGATAGGCTTTTTGATTATGTCTAAAATTTGATCTTTTATATCTTTGCTCTCTTGAAGCGAAGTGAGCAAGGACATGAGCCAATACGTGAGCTTTGCCAAAAGCCTGGTGAGGGATACGAAAAAGGCGAATACCACGATGATGATGATGATCTTGCCGGTGTTGAATTTAGCGGAATTTAGCGGTACTAGTTTATTGATATACTCTATCGCGTTGGTTAAATTTAGCTCCGATAGGATGAGGTTTGAGCTCAAAAGCTCGGCGTTTGCCTTTAAATATGTCAATATCTCCTCGCTAGTCTCCTTTTGCAGCTCAAGATCCGACAGCGCGCTGTCGTAGGCGTTCGTATTATCTCCCAGGCTATCTTTTAGCTCCTTGATGCTCACATAAGAATTTGTCTGCAGGTTTAAAAGTCCGGTGTCTATGAGATCTTTTATCGAGCCCGCTTTTGCGCCGTTTTTAAATATATTTTCAAGATTGACAAGAGTCGTGAAATAAGACTCTCCTATCTTCATCTTCTCAAGCTCGATGGCATTTTTTATGTAAAGGTCCTTGTCATCTTGCTTTTCATATCTTGCGACCTTTTTTTCGAGGCTGGCTTTTTGAAGCTTGAATTTATCGATATCCTTTTGCTTGACGTCGATTTGCATTATAGAAAGCGGGATCTTATCAAGCAGCCTACTTTTTTTCTTTTCGAGCGTGTCTAAATTTGATGATTTGACCGAGGAGTTCGCGTCCGTTTGCTGCGCTTTTAGAATTTGTATCTGAGCGTTTAGGGTTTGGATCTGTTTTGTGATGTCTACGATGTTCGTGTCGTTTTGGTCGGTATTGTTGTTATCGGCGCCAAAAACAAATGCCAGACACAAAAGCAGGGAAAATAAAATTTTACTCATGCTTGTCCTGTCTGACGGCTAGGAGCTTAAACGTCTTGCTTTTTAGATCGTAGCTGAAAATTTCACCCGTCTCGATGATATAATGCCAGCCGTAAATTTCGAGCCTACCCGCCTCGTGTTCGCTCTTTACGTTAGGATAGGTCAGTATATTTTCTATGGAATTTATGACATTTAGCCGCTCGGTCAGCCACGCCATCTTGGCCGGATCGTCGCTGGTAAATTTAAGCACCTCATGCTTTATCGGCTCGATGAGCTTGATCCAGTTTCTGACGTTTGGCGTATTTTTAAATTTACTCTCGTCTTGATACAGCGCCGCACAGCCGCCGCAGTCTGAGTGGCCGCATATTATTATATTTTTTATATTTAACACTTCAAGTGCATACTCTATCGCCGAAGTAGTAGCCAAAAATTCGCTACTGACGCGGTAAGGCGGTACGATATTTGCGATATTTCTGACCATGAAAAGCTCGCCCGGCAGGCAGTTTGTTATTAGATTAGGCACCACCCGCGAGTCCACGCACGAGATAAAAAGCGTATGCGGATCTTGCGCATGTTGCAAACTTTTAAACAGCTCCTCATGCTCCAAAAAGCCATCTTCCATAAATTTAACCGCACCTTCAAGCAGTGAATCCATACCCTCTCCAAATCTATTTTTTCGTGATTATAGCAACTTTTATTTAATCTGCAGATAGTTTAAAGTAATGATACGGGCAACGATATGCTAAATCCTAACTTAAATCTAAAAAAGCTATAATACCAATACTAAAGACAACTCATGAAAATTTTACTTTCTATAGTGACACCTCATGGGACACTCCCAGAAATTGAAGTCATTATAATATTTGGGTAGCTAGGATACCAAAAAACGATATCTTTCATCAATATATAATCTATAAAAATATAAAATATATTTAAAAATTTGAAAGAATAAAAATGTCATTACAAAATTTATCTTTTATATACACCAGAGATGAGCTTTTAGAGAAGATTGATAAATTTGCCGACATCAGCTCTCATATTACTTTTTATTGTTCGAGTTTGAATGATTTTTATCCGTATAAACTCTCAAATCCCCTACCTCTTGGACCAACCATAATAAACAAGCTATTTAATTTTAAACGTAGTGGCGACAATAAGAAAGTAGATATAGTTACAAACTACTATTTTAATAAAGATAGCTTATTTGATGATGTAGATAAAGATAATATAAGTTCATACGGTATTAAACCAGTATCCATACCGATAGATAATAAAGGCAACAAAACTCCGCTTAAGGAATTTGGCGAAAGTCTTAAAAAACTCGTATGTGATTTGGAACGTGAGAAATGGGATGAAAGGCAAAAAGAAATTAAAAAAAATACGGAAATATCGAGCCATATATATCACAAACCAACATATAAAAGTGATATCAAAACACTTTCTGCGGCTATAAATTTTATCACGGATAATTTTGACGAATGTAAGGGTAAGCTAATAGAGCTTTTGGAAAAATTAAAAAAAGATATAAACACTCGCATAGATAAGATTCCAAAAGAAGAAAAGGTCGATGCTTCGATCATTAAGCAAAATATCGATACGGCTTTTAATGAGATTATAAATAATTTAAAAAAATAAATGATCAATCAAGCTACTACATTATCAAAGAGATAATAAAATTTATACTTGGACTTGTAGATGTAACGAATATAAGAAGTACCTTTAAAAAATCCAATTTAATATTGGCTTTGCCAGATCTTGTAAATACCGGCATCAACATATACGAATACAGCAAAAAGAAAGGATATTATGCGTTAGCCGGTCCTGTAGCCAAGCTTTTATGTGATGATTTCGGTTTCATTTTCAATCTTATAAATACTACGTCTATTTGCAATATCTTAGTATTTAAGAGTGCTAAAGATAGCCAGGACGGACATT containing:
- a CDS encoding carbonic anhydrase translates to MDSLLEGAVKFMEDGFLEHEELFKSLQHAQDPHTLFISCVDSRVVPNLITNCLPGELFMVRNIANIVPPYRVSSEFLATTSAIEYALEVLNIKNIIICGHSDCGGCAALYQDESKFKNTPNVRNWIKLIEPIKHEVLKFTSDDPAKMAWLTERLNVINSIENILTYPNVKSEHEAGRLEIYGWHYIIETGEIFSYDLKSKTFKLLAVRQDKHE
- a CDS encoding mechanosensitive ion channel domain-containing protein, yielding MSKILFSLLLCLAFVFGADNNNTDQNDTNIVDITKQIQTLNAQIQILKAQQTDANSSVKSSNLDTLEKKKSRLLDKIPLSIMQIDVKQKDIDKFKLQKASLEKKVARYEKQDDKDLYIKNAIELEKMKIGESYFTTLVNLENIFKNGAKAGSIKDLIDTGLLNLQTNSYVSIKELKDSLGDNTNAYDSALSDLELQKETSEEILTYLKANAELLSSNLILSELNLTNAIEYINKLVPLNSAKFNTGKIIIIIVVFAFFVSLTRLLAKLTYWLMSLLTSLQESKDIKDQILDIIKKPITCLLIIYALNICIGIGFYPAPMPINTANVFSIIDIAGFTWLILAILDGYGTLLLGKIAQKSGRKEVVNLVLKIVYFIIIILALLMVLSRLGFDISALIASLGIGGLAVAFAAKDIIANFFASVMLLFDNAFSQGDWIVCGDIEGTVVEIGLRKTTVRSLDNALIFVPNSKLTSDPIKNWSRRKVGRNIKMTIGLTYDSKPPVILKCIDEIRQMLLEHPKISKSDNGGAFRAKDSRSRFKQNIVSIDDLAGYKSRLWVWLDKLNDSSIDININCFTKTIVGDEYVLVKQDIIFKIMDIVESNGLSFAFPSQSLYVENAGSNELQPILNNDKISKETV